aacatgaaaaattaaaatacctgagctcagcctcaaagagtatatataaatatatatatatatatatatatgtaatatacatatatatatatatatatatatatatatgtaatatatatatatatatgtaatatatagatacatatataaatatttttttaaatgaggatctatgtacaacaaaagaacaattggctaacttgcatagagaAAGTCAGCTAGCatataaatgctataaaatgctaaagtttttttcacaatgctcttaacaaatggttcagacacatattcccacaaaaaacggctaaatatacctataaactaaattatgaatgcattaaaaaacattagctcaaacaaaaacttagcttacgttggtgttaacagggagcagttggattcagccatgtaaaaagaggcagaccagagggcagtgtatccaccctaatcaataaaagtaaatgcaaacactttcaaaataaaccatgacaacgccactttcattaaacgaatactcgaagcaacaacatttaattcgaatgttttttctaatcgaatactcgagttcatcgattaatcgttgcagcactatactgttgtttcttttcttctccgattttcttctttcctttctctgctccagagggataaattctcttccacatatccgtgcatctattttccaagcaagtttgagcaccaatcatcgcaaagcaggtttaacgtcactccccaggttgccagattgtaatgacaagaaaatggatgtttgcatagatcaacggcaatgcgcgccacattattcacgatgctctattaacaacgtataaaatgaggtttccagattggggccccgcccccgagtggtcaggggccctaagcagctgcatagtctgcgtatatgctgggccggccttgatcctatcctattgtttagccacaactggattcattaccttgttACTTttaatccttcacacagccgctggaaacaaatgttttatccatctgcaggcgaccatcgTGATTTTACAGCACTATTTGGGTGTGTGTctgccttaaggcaaaacactaccgcttttgtccaacgGCGTCGCTGAAATTGACTAAAACTGAACAGTTTCCAagtgttgccattgacagcacttaaacctccactccatttgaactggaagggctggAAGCGAACGAACGTATTCGCTGTCCCCCTCcttgttcaaatggagtggatgtttactagtgacaaacagattgaaattcacagacaaaaaaaataaactaaatgatTGTACACGTACATGACAAAGCAGTACTaacaatgcatttgtaattgcaatcattttctgggagaaattgagcattaactgacagaattgcatgggtgccaatacttttggccagcagtgtacgtcGGCTCCTTCATTGATGATGTGAGTATGCGTTGTAAAGTGAATTAAAGTCGCTGCACATAGACTGTGAACATTCCTCACAATGCTTGGTGGAGAAACAGTTGTGTtgatgtctttttgggtccgttttttttttccgatcgtACACAATCGTGATCTAGTTTTTATCGGCCATGACTGTTTGCTTggatgaccaaacgtcctctttgcccggacatgtccacttttcacgtcCTGTCCGTTGCATCCGGCCTGATTTAtaaatttgtgaaaatgtcggattttcatgatttttcacgggaacaATTTGAGGAGAATcgcctgcctgcgttgacgtggctcctactagtagtgTGAGAAGTAGTAGTTCtgagagacgtttatgctgttgtattGTGTGTCGATGTGCTGACTTTATGCAATAATATGGGCCATCAGTTGACCCTTTGCGGTgcgttgctgccacctgctggtcagaataattcgcggcatctgtttttttttgtcacggtTTTGCCCATAAGCTCATTCACTTTCACAGTGCggttgtctagcggtagcattgacactcGTGAATGCTTTCGGTTACGTTTCTGCCTCGGAAACAAATGTCtaagtattttatgtgtatAATAACATATGGATGGGCAGTGTATGTATACCTAAGTGGTGAAGGGTCACATGTACAAAACTTCTTAAGTTGTGGTGTCTTGTAGAGGCCAGCCAATCGGAAGGCCACAGTGCATTGTGGGTTGAATCGTTATTTTGAGTGTACACTTATTGTAAACAACTGAGCAGTGAGAAtcgtctttgctttcatcattgTCTTTGATAAATGGGACACTCGTGTTGTTTGAAAGGCGATAATTcagtacatttatttattccatggaCAGCACAGAGCTCTCCTTTGCTGCAGCAGTTATAAAGTACGAGGAGTCGGGTCAATGTGCGCATGGACTCATTTTTCCGTTCAAAATTAAGGCGATAAAAAAAGGgcaattcaacagaaaattgcTCAGCTCTTTCAGAGAGAGGAAAGAATTGAAGAGGCTTATTTCATTAAattttgttacatttgttagatggggaggttcagaacatcttccatgtcaatgtgcgatcttcaaaatacattccatttcactgtaagtcatttgtattttttgtgacatgattatttgacaaaaaattttcACAATTGTAATTCTATGTTCTTTCGGAGTTCAATTTTTGCATTTAgacgtgaggaaatgagggaaaataaagagATAGAGGTTGGGAGAGGTTGGGGTTTCTGCTATTTTATTAACTGttacattgaaaaatacaattttgaatgaaaatcaacttctcatgtttaccttgtGATAGgatgtgtaatgcagtagcctaatgcatgtgtaataccgttttatttttatgtgtgtaaaaaaaaaattctggctccgttcatgtcggggagttccagcaatgaattctagccactttccccTCTGGCGGTCACCCTAGTTAAGAGCCGTCATGGCGTCAACATCCTGAGAAGAAGCAGCACCTCCCATTTTACTGCGCTGGCAGCCTCAAATCAGCCTGACGTTGGTGACTGTCACATCATCCTCCACCAACAGCCTGTGGATATCTTGCAGATCATAACCATCATTCTCGTATTCCACCTCAAAGTCGTTGCCGACGGCCAAGCGGAAAATGTCGTCGCCGCACTCGATGGTCATCTGTAAAAGAATGCATGATTAGTCCAGCCGACGTGAGAAGAAGCTCCAACCACCTCAATTTTTTGTAATTTGATGGTGTGCCTAAAATGACATAATGACCTCAAAGTCGCTTCCGGCTGCGAAGGGGAAGGAGTCCTTTTTGACGATCTTGTTGACATACTTTCCATCAACATGACTCCCGATGCGGGTCAATAGCTCAAGGTCCCCATCTTTGAAATCAACTTCGATGCGCATCGGGGTGTCTTCACCGTGGCCCAAAGATAGGTGGACGATAAACCTGCAATACAGACAGGTAGTTCTTGTAACAGCGAACCTAACACAACGTGGGGGAATGGTGACAATTACTTGGTTGGGTTCGGCTTCACTTTTCCTTGGATGACGATGATGCAGCCAGCGTATAGACGCTCTTTGAACAGCACTTCGGAAACTTCCTGCACGCACACATAAAGGCAGCGTGAAATTGATATATCAGTCAAGCGCTAATCGCTATGGGCAACCTCCAGAACATGCCAACTACAACTCATACAATCGTCAACTCACCTGGTACACATCCACTTGGAGGTTGCAAGTGCCTTTAATGCCGTTGTACATAATCTCATCGCTATCTGGTATTGAAACAAACATCAACCAAGGTAGGACACATGAGATTTGACATTAAGATTTTAAGTGTGAGTGAGCACATTGCATATTAGGAAGCCATGAATCTTCCCAGCTAAATAATCAGCACACCATGTGATCCTGTGCTCCATCGGTAGACCACATTCAAGCTGCGTCCGCAACACGGTCACGTTTCACAGATGTATATGAGCGCAGAACACTTGCAGCCTCGGAGTCAGAAGTATGATAGTGCACAATTTGCCAACTAAGCAAATGTATTTGATTGATAGGCAGCTAATAATGATGCCTGAATCTCTCAGAATGGAAAAAGTATTAGTGGTACAAGTAGGCCTCTATTATCAATCGTATGCAAGCTCATTCTTAAAGTAGACGAAAGACTAACTGAACTatatgaggggccgtacaagacatttttcattctggccctcacacacacatacattctccatTCACA
Above is a genomic segment from Corythoichthys intestinalis isolate RoL2023-P3 unplaced genomic scaffold, ASM3026506v1 HiC_scaffold_59, whole genome shotgun sequence containing:
- the LOC130911576 gene encoding galectin-4-like codes for the protein MGGRRGRLNDLSCTSLRRYICKRCQDSDEIMYNGIKGTCNLQVDVYQEVSEVLFKERLYAGCIIVIQGKVKPNPTKFIVHLSLGHGEDTPMRIEVDFKDGDLELLTRIGSHVDGKYVNKIVKKDSFPFAAGSDFEMTIECGDDIFRLAVGNDFEVEYENDGYDLQDIHRLLVEDDVTVTNVRLI